The Perca flavescens isolate YP-PL-M2 unplaced genomic scaffold, PFLA_1.0 EPR50_1.1_unplaced_scaf_31, whole genome shotgun sequence genome contains a region encoding:
- the LOC114551689 gene encoding rho guanine nucleotide exchange factor 40-like encodes DSESLDRCIQTALSALYPPFQATSGSVLGQVLSVVERCYRGDGLRYLIHFLLPAKQFLVNLQQDACLQYSGLLFRHEGWPLCVHEKLVVQLCPLDPCLLRPGDFYLLVSPPPLAAGRSAASSPSPRLLLCSVSAGGRHVEQQEVSPLALGSVFTMAWLDSVNREREQRGASRLQRCVLSAHGDVFRVPWEDLVYPQFISPPRAALKEPGEPRGNDGDTPSPCKDSSGQEVKLLQSAASSEGDDSEGEYVELAELPRFSPQKGSLTQSIRARTSTHTTAHTPPHTANNKHTLSDSTTHTPRTTHTLFTAAHTANNAHTL; translated from the exons GACTCTGAATCTTTGGACCGGTGCATCCAGACGGCCCTGTCGGCGCTCTACCCGCCCTTCCAGGCCACATCGGGGAGCGTGCTGGGCCAGGTCCTCAGCGTGGTCGAGAGGTGCTACAGAGGAGACGGCCTGCGCTACCTCATCCACTTCCTGCTGCCTGCAAAGCAGTTCTTAGTCAACCTGCAGCAGGATGCCTGC TTGCAGTACAGTGGTCTGTTGTTCCGTCATGAAGGCTGGCCTCTGTGCGTCCACGAGAAGCTAGTTGTTCAGCTCTGTCCTCTGGACCCCTGTCTCCTCCGTCCGGGAGACTTCTACCTGCTGGTTTCTCCTCCCCCCCTCGCTGCTGGCCGTTCTGctgcctcctccccctccccccgccTGCTCCTGTGCAGCGTGTCAGCTGGCGGGCGCCATGTGGAGCAGCAGGAGGTGTCCCCGTTAGCGCTGGGCTCTGTCTTCACCATGGCGTGGCTGGACTCGGTCAACAGGGAGCGGGAGCAGCGAGGAGCGTCTCGGCTGCAGCGCTGCGTCCTCTCCGCGCACGGAGACGTCTTCAGGGTCCCCTGGGAGGACCTGGTCTACCCACAATTCATCAGCCCACCCCGCGCCGCCCTGAAGGAGCCCGGGGAGCCGCGTGGAAACGATGGAGATACCCCGAGTCCCTGTAAAGACTCATCCGGACAGGAAGTAAAGCTGCTCCAATCAGCGGCGAGCAGCGAGGGAGACGACTCAGAGGGAGAGTACGTGGAGCTGGCGGAGCTGCCTCGCTTCTCCCCGCAGAAAGGCTCCTTGACCCAGTCCATCAGAGCCAGGACCAGCACACACACCACCGCACACACACCACCGCACACAGctaacaacaaacacacactctctgattctaca ACACACACTCCCAGAACCACTCACACACTCTTTACTGCTGCACACACAGCTAACAACGCACACACTCTCTGA